GGGCAGGACTGTATCCTGAGCTGCACCTTCAACCACACAGCTGGAGGCTGGGATGAGAAGTCAGGTGTGATCTGGAGAAGAGCAGAAACACATGACATCGTTCACAGGTACCATGACAACAGGGACCAGCTTGCCGATCAGCTCCCTCAGTATGTGAGCAGGACCAGCCTGTTTGACTCTGAGCTGCAGCACGGGAACGCTTCACTGCTGCTGAGGAGAGTCAGGGAGGAAGATGCTGGAGAATACTGGTGCTTTGTTTATGCTGCTAGACTGTACGGGTCGGGCCTGATTGAGGTAGACGTGGTTCCGGCTGAACCCACAACAGCACCAGCTCATGTGACGGTCCCGAGCTCAGTGATCTGTACTGAGGGGCAGGACTGTATTCTGAACTGCACCTTCATCTACATCATAGCTGGAGACTGGGATGAAAAGACAGGTGTGATCTGGAGACGAGCAGAAACACACGGCATCGTTCACAGTCAGCATGACAGCAGGGACCAGTTTGACCATCAGCCCCCTCAGTATGTGAACAGGACCAGCCTGTATGATTCTGATTTGCAGCGTGGGAACGCTTCACTGCTGCTTAGGAGAGTCAGGGAGGAAGATGCTGGAGAATATGAGTGCTCTGTTTCCACTCCTAGACTGCACGGGTCGGGCCTGACTGAGGTAGTCGTGGTTCCGGCTCAGCAACACCACTGGTGGGTTTTAGGAGCAGTTCTTCCTCTTCTTTGTGTGGTTGCAGGTCTCTGTGTTGGACTGTGGTGCTGTAAACAACACTCAGTTTGCTGCTGGAAGTCCAACAGGGCCTCCAGTCCAACAGAGGCAGTGCTGTTCTCAGGTCTGATCGAGAACCCCAGTGAAGTCATTCCGCTCCCCAGCACTTCAAtacagtcagagagagagagagagagagagagagacgagaaaGATCTCTGTGAatctctttgtgatggtggtccactatgaaaggtgctatataaagattattatttcaCATCCTCTATTATCCCCCAAaatagttgtagtagtagtggtagtataATTGTTTCTCACTaccttgtaaagagctttgagatggtgggccactatgtttaaaataaattaatataaaaaaataaatattgcttgatTGATTGCATCAAACATCACTCCacccccctcaccactctctgtgtgaagacgtgtctccttccctctgtctcctCTTACTCTCCACTCTGCGAGTCCTCTGGACCTGGTTCCTGTGCTGCGCTGAAAGTTTCGGCTCAGGGTAACTCTGTCGACTCCTTTTGAAGAACTTCAAGACTTTCCTCAAGTCATTGTCGTCTTCGTCCAGGGATTCTGTTTTGAAAATCACAATTTGACTtcattcgttttttgtttttctccatgggaaaggatttgaaaaaaaactttgtagtcttttttatatttatgtgtgtgtgtataacactatatataatgtatgtgtatttatatatgtgtgtgtgtatatatgtgggTGTATGTATGCAAAAAATAATCAGGACATTTTGTGGTCTGaccaaactaaaatggaactttttggcccaaatgcaaagcgttatgtttggcacaagcccaacacagcacatcacccaaagaacaccatccctactgtgaagcatggtggtggcagcatcatgttatggggatgtttctcttcagcagggactggggcactcgTGGGGACAGaagtgacttgaagattgctatccccatcaacgctccccaagaaacttgacagagcttgaacagttttgtaaagaggaaaggttaaatattgccaaatctaggtgtacaaagctggtagagacctatcctaacagactcacagctgtaaatgctgccaaaggtgcttccaccaagcattaactcaggggggtggagacttatccaattatgatctttcagttttgtatttttaatatatatatatatatatatttttttctcaataaaagcttttttccccttaacagtgtggagtatggtgtgtagataagtggaaaaaaaatcctcatttaaatgcatgaaactctgaggccccgacacaacaaaatgtgaaaaaagttcaagggggtgtagactttctataggcactgagaaagacttctagtggaaacgcttgccattgaattgacactgagaACACAATtctgtttatgtgtttattaccGTTATTAagaatgataattttttttacatgtatattaaaagattacaaaaaattGTCCGTTTCTTCTAGTTCCACTAGCAGCGTGGGTGTTGACACAGgcttaacaaaacaacacaaagaaaACGAAACAAAAGATAGTTAAA
This DNA window, taken from Polyodon spathula isolate WHYD16114869_AA unplaced genomic scaffold, ASM1765450v1 scaffolds_2311, whole genome shotgun sequence, encodes the following:
- the LOC121310597 gene encoding CD276 antigen-like; the protein is MQEMQKERAKRMDSAGEEASLNSPELPWNQLYLKRRTNSRIQLRRRVCFTGPAAAAVTGVLAIFILAAGRVSGSEFVTVPSSVKCTEGQDCILSCTFNHTAGGWDEKSGVIWRRAETHDIVHRYHDNRDQLADQLPQYVSRTSLFDSELQHGNASLLLRRVREEDAGEYWCFVYAARLYGSGLIEVDVVPAEPTTAPAHVTVPSSVICTEGQDCILNCTFIYIIAGDWDEKTGVIWRRAETHGIVHSQHDSRDQFDHQPPQYVNRTSLYDSDLQRGNASLLLRRVREEDAGEYECSVSTPRLHGSGLTEVVVVPAQQHHWWVLGAVLPLLCVVAGLCVGLWCCKQHSVCCWKSNRASSPTEAVLFSGLIENPSEVIPLPSTSIQSERERERERDEKDLCESLCDGGPL